The following coding sequences lie in one Clarias gariepinus isolate MV-2021 ecotype Netherlands chromosome 27, CGAR_prim_01v2, whole genome shotgun sequence genomic window:
- the caiap gene encoding CARD- and ANK-domain containing inflammasome adapter protein, producing MGSTKFTNPYAIEVIRSRRKELVGGIDNTEDLLELLVSNGVLLPENRVLVSRITAQEEKNSKMLNLLVSRGERACRIFFYPCLKSAQPELYQNIKTYVSQLDENIKDTRRQLIGYLIEKDRQWPVKKIQDPSENLLKTEDEHKSKKTESPSASDELKKSFVRPEESLNTIFKAVSSGNLFLFQELIRSININDTNASFGTILHLAAEHGQVSIINFLLHRGAKLDLRDHLGRTALHKASENGHMAAVVALVRAGADIYATDQASKTPQHLAAQNGHDDAVRALLLEERRSFKNQTTFLHMAAVDDDSVLAEILLRNGSSVDTRDSQRKTALFYAISRGNEKTAAVLLQAGAQVDCEIIDAAFELNRKTVLSLILRNHKTAMSQNEVKSILFKAVQRNLDGVVTALVENGVDVNVCNDLGYTPLLLAIELSNLEVFKVLVSNKAQLDTRLPNQMSALHLAIQSGSMPITEILLDMGMDPNIIGHKEQTPLHLSALHNQPALMALLLNKGVQINAATQDGFTALHLACQSGHKEAVAQLLERKADLHAQDRQARTALHWAAAQGDVGIVKLLLFDGSNANAVEKDKKTPLHLAATAGHAQIVSTLLTAKAKIAAKDMDGCTALHYAARNGHVHVAAALLTSGRSKKVDERNVWRRTPLHLAAEHGQELVVELLLETHAKINAADNNKDTPLHWACRSGHLGTVQRLLNWTHGEKVNLQATNNVRKTPLQVAEAKDSSNHQGIVMLLKRKMFLIK from the exons ATGGGGTCGACCAAGTTTACAAATCCATATGCTATTGAAGTAATCCGGAGTAGAAGGAAAGAGCTGGTAGGTGGCATCGACAACACCGAAGACTTACTGGAACTTCTAGTCTCTAATGGAGTCCTCCTACCTGAGAACAGAGTTCTTGTGTCAAGAATTACAGCACAAGAGGAAAAGAACTCCAAAATGCTTAACCTCCTGGTGTCACGAGGGGAACGAGCATGTCGCATCTTCTTCTACCCCTGCCTGAAGAGTGCTCAACCTGAGCTCTACCAGAATATAAAAACCTATGTGAGCCAGCTGGATGAAAACATTAAGGATACACGAAGGCAGTTGATCGGATATCTGATAGAAAAGGATAGACAATGGCCAGTTAAAAAGATTCAGGACCCCTCTGAGAACCTACTGAAGACAGAAGATGAGCATAAATCAAAAAAGACAGAGTCTCCTTCTGCATCAGATGAGTTAAAAAAGAGCTTTGTAAGACCTGAAGAAtcattaaatacaattttcaaAGCGGTGTCCTCTGGTAATCTGTTTCTATTTCAGGAACTTATAAGAAGCATAAATATCAATGACACAAATGCATCCTTTGGTACCATCCTACACCTCGCTGCAGAACACGGCCAGGTGTCAATTATAAACTTTTTGCTTCATCGAGGAGCGAAACTGGATTTGAGGGATCACTTAGGTCGCACTGCTCTCCACAAGGCATCAGAGAACGGGCACATGGCAGCTGTAGTGGCTCTTGTAAGGGCTGGAGCTGATATCTATGCCACAGACCAAGCGTCTAAAACCCCCCAGCACCTAGCGGCACAAAATGGGCATGATGATGCAGTCAGAGCACTTCTCCTGGAGGAAAGAAGAAGCTTTAAGAACCAGACAACATTCCTTCACATGGCGGCAGTAGACGATGACTCTGTGCTGGCAGAAATCTTACTGAGAAATGGTTCCTCAGTAGACACGCGAGATTCCCAGAGGAAGACAGCACTGTTTTATGCCATTAGCCGAGGAAATGAAAAAACAGCTGCTGTGCTCCTTCAAGCTGGAGCTCAGGTAGATTGTGAGATTATCGATGCTGCATTCGAGCTAAACAGAAAGACTGTGCTGTCTCTGATTCTGAGGAACCATAAGACAGCAATGTCTCAAAACGAAGTCAAATCTATTCTGTTCAAAGCAGTACAGAGGAACTTGGATGGAGTTGTGACTGCTCTTGTCGAGAATGGAGTTGATGTTAATGTTTGCAATGACCTGGGTTACACACCGCTGCTCCTAGCCATCGAGCTGAGCAATTTGGAGGTGTTTAAAGTGTTGGTCTCAAATAAAGCCCAGCTGGATACAAGGCTGCCTAATCAGATGTCTGCTCTTCACCTGGCCATCCAGAGTGGCAGTATGCCAATAACAGAG ATATTACTAGATATGGGCATGGACCCCAACATAATTGGCCACAAGGAGCAGACACCTCTTCATCTTAGTGCCTTACACAACCAACCTGCTCTGATGGCCCTGTTGCTCAACAAAGGTGTTCAAATTAATGCAGCGACTCAGGATGGATTCACTGCCCTACATCTTGCATGCCAGAGTGGACACAAAGAGGCTGTGGCCCAGTTGCTAGAAAGAAAGGCAGACCTCCATGCACAGGACAGACAGGCTAGGACGGCGTTACACTGGGCAGCTGCTCAAGGTGACGTAGGCATTGTAAAGCTGCTTCTTTTTGATGGATCCAATGCCAATGCTGttgagaaagacaaaaagactCCATTACACCTGGCGGCAACGGCAGGACACGCTCAGATCGTCTCAACCCTGCTTACTGCAAAGGCAAAAATTGCAGCAAAAGATATGGATGGCTGTACAGCTCTGCACTATGCTGCCAGGAATGGGCACGTACATGTGGCAGCTGCTCTTCTCACCTCAGGTAGGAGTAAAAAAGTGGATGAGAGGAACGTTTGGAGGAGGACACCTCTACATTTGGCTGCAGAACACGGGCAAGAGCTCGTGGTTGAACTGCTGCTGGAAACACATGCCAAGATCAATGCCGCTGACAATAATAAAGACACACCGTTGCACTGGGCTTGTCGATCAGGGCATCTGGGCACGGTGCAAAGACTGCTGAACTGGACTCATGGGGAGAAGGTAAACCTCCAGGCTACTAACAATGTGAGGAAAACACCCCTGCAGGTGGCAGAAGCTAAGGATTCTTCAAACCACCAGGGCATTGTTATGCTGCTCAAGAGAAAGATgtttcttattaaataa
- the faslg gene encoding tumor necrosis factor ligand superfamily member 6, protein MHSNHRPPYPPVFTVDAAGGFSHQHRAARDEPPLVPCWTLPPAQFRPKKRSCGGVSSAACLLIMVLLTVFAALGLGAYQILQLQTELLHLKKEVHPQTESSSPQRLVGDRQVEDIQKHKHVPAAHLMGQSQDHKSKTLRWESSRGRAFTDGVLYRDGGLQVNETGLYFVYSRVEFLSKECKPRESLIHTVYVKRAERMQILMTDHREGFCQVNSKEFWMAGSNLGSMHQLRQYDWVYVNVSQPSRLSYDHQSNYFGLFKLP, encoded by the exons ATGCACAGTAACCATAGGCCCCCATACCCTCCAGTGTTCACAGTTGATGCTGCAGGAGGCTTTTCTCATCAGCATCGGGCAGCAAGAGACGAACCTCCCCTGGTTCCCTGCTGGACATTACCTCCTGCCCAGTTTCGGCCGAAGAAAAGGAGCTGTGGAGGAGTAAGCTCGGCAGCATGCCTTCTGATTATGGTCCTTCTGACAGTGTTTGCTGCACTGGGACTTGGAGCCTATCAGATACTTCAGCTGCAGACAGAACTGCTACATCTGAAAAAG GAAGTACACCCACAAACTGAAAGCAGCTCACCACAAAGGCTAGTCG GAGACCGTCAAGTCGAAGATATTCAGAAGCACAAGCATGTACCAGCTGCACATCTGATGG GACAAAGCCAAGACCATAAATCCAAGACCCTCAGGTGGGAGTCAAGTCGTGGCCGTGCTTTCACAGATGGCGTCCTGTACCGTGACGGTGGTTTACAAGTGAATGAGACCGGCCTCTACTTTGTCTACTCACGTGTGGAGTTTCTATCAAAAGAATGCAAACCAAGGGAATCCCTGATCCACACAGTGTACGTAAAGAGAGCCGAACGGATGCAAATACTCATGACCGATCATCGAGAAGGCTTCTGTCAGGTTAACAGCAAGGAGTTCTGGATGGCCGGAAGTAACCTTGGTTCCATGCATCAGCTCAGGCAGTATGACTGGGTGTATGTCAATGTATCACAGCCATCCAGGCTCAGTTATGACCACCAGAGTAATTATTTTGGCCTTTTTAAACTCCCATAA
- the jun gene encoding transcription factor AP-1 — protein sequence MSTKMETTFYDDSLSGGFSQHDGAAFGYNAKALKHSMTLNLSDPSSALKPHLRPKANEILTSPDVGLLKLASPELERLIIQSSNGLITTTPTPTQFLCPKNVTDEQEGFAEGFVRALAELHHQHMPPSSVTTTPQTTINNSMAPVSSMAGGAVYSTVRSEPPVYADLSTFNPAITTAPSFTSANPAMSSYTTTSMPPPPPQQQQQHTLAVQHPRLQALKEEPQTVPEMPGETPPLSPIDMESQERIKAERKRMRNRIAASKCRKRKLERISRLEDKVKTLKSQNSELASTANMLREQVAQLKQKVMNHVNSGCQLMLTQQLQTF from the coding sequence ATGTCTACTAAGATGGAAACTACTTTCTACGACGACTCTCTGAGCGGCGGGTTCTCTCAGCACGACGGCGCTGCGTTTGGATACAACGCCAAAGCGCTGAAGCACAGCATGACGCTGAACCTCTCGGACCCGAGCAGCGCGCTCAAGCCGCACCTGCGGCCCAAAGCCAATGAAATTCTCACGTCGCCGGACGTCGGCCTGCTCAAGCTGGCCTCTCCAGAGCTCGAGCGCCTTATCATTCAGTCCAGCAACGGTTTGATCACCACGACTCCCACGCCCACACAGTTCCTGTGCCCGAAAAATGTCACGGACGAGCAAGAGGGCTTCGCCGAGGGCTTCGTGCGAGCGCTGGCCGAGCTCCATCACCAGCACATGCCGCCCAGCAGCGTCACCACGACCCCTCAAACTACAATCAACAACTCCATGGCACCCGTGTCGTCGATGGCGGGCGGAGCTGTGTACTCGACTGTGCGTTCGGAACCTCCGGTGTACGCTGACCTGAGCACGTTTAACCCGGCTATCACCACGGCACCGAGCTTCACCAGCGCCAATCCGGCCATGAGCAGCTACACGACCACATCTATGCCGCCACCACCaccgcagcagcagcagcagcacaccCTGGCCGTACAGCACCCGCGACTGCAGGCGCTGAAAGAGGAGCCGCAAACGGTGCCCGAGATGCCCGGGGAGACGCCGCCGCTCTCGCCCATCGACATGGAGAGCCAGGAGCGCATCAAGGCCGAGCGCAAACGCATGCGCAACCGCATCGCCGCTTCCAAGTGCCGCAAGAGGAAGCTGGAGAGAATCTCCCGCCTGGAGGACAAGGTCAAGACGCTCAAGTCGCAGAACTCGGAGCTGGCATCCACCGCCAACATGCTGCGCGAACAGGTCGCCCAGCTCAAGCAGAAAGTCATGAACCACGTCAACAGCGGCTGTCAGCTCATGTTGACGCAGCAGCTGCAGACATTCTGA
- the si:dkey-86e18.1 gene encoding uncharacterized protein si:dkey-86e18.1 — translation MARNEEKQFGKLNRLWLQKERKEGRIKDVHESRPKLATLNSVAAVKKWIPSIKKEIEYYLQQSQLSHYPERKIAEFQQRIDQLEKEYKAYLNKLHLLDPSCKHQPWSPRAYTKRRPDSKGDHSIAKRLHAPDSGAQPSFEESAATINKQDICNSSQAGPTHPSDLPDQDLPLSFDHSRLAIALAASRGASSGQQNETHVLAHVLRNSLPNLHSSAVAQVLEPPEEKGTLPCAEKNEGTLKDVLGLDCYSSSSDEET, via the exons ATGGCtagaaatgaagaaaaacaatTTGGAAAACTAAATCGATTATGgcttcaaaaagaaagaaagg AAGGTCGGATTAAAGATGTGCACGAGTCGAGACCAAAGCTT GCGACATTAAATTCTGTTGCAGCCGTGAAGAAATGGATACCAAGCATCAAGAAGGAAATTGAATATTACCTGCAG CAGTCCCAATTGTCCCACTATCCAGAGAGGAAGATAGCAGAGTTCCAGCAGCGAATTGATCAACTGGAAAAAGAGTATAAAGCTTATCTTAACAAACTGCACCTTTTAGACCCCAGCTGTAAACACCAGCCTTGGTCACCTAGAGCGTACACCAAGAGGAGACCAGACTCTAAAGGCGATCATAGCATTG CCAAGAGACTCCACGCTCCTGATTCTGGTGCTCAACCCAGTTTTGAAGAAAGTGCTGCAACAATAAATAAGCAGGATATATGTAACTCATCACAAGCAGGTCCCACACACCCTTCTGATCTTCCAGACCAGGATCTTCCACTCTCTTTTGACCACTCCAGGTTGGCAATAGCATTAGCTGCATCTCGTGGGGCTTCCTCAGGGCAGCAGAATGAAACGCACGTCCTGGCACACGTCCTGCGTAACAGCCTGCCCAACCTGCACAGCTCAGCTGTGGCACAAGTCCTAGAGCCACCGGAGGAAAAGGGGACTTTGCCCTGTGCTGAAAAAAATGAGGGTACTTTAAAGGATGTTTTGGGACTGGACTGCTACTCATCTTCCTCAGATGAAGAAACTTAA